A region of Vanessa cardui chromosome 1, ilVanCard2.1, whole genome shotgun sequence DNA encodes the following proteins:
- the LOC124530669 gene encoding translation initiation factor eIF-2B subunit delta, with protein sequence MSSKEGSEKTRDEVKAAREAKKLLKQKAKAKNIEKKDNGSIDIQPPTPNSDSEAKKNKSDKINSTPSIITKAESPKSKDEVDRAVQNENIDINTEKSKELIKAERAAKKAAKQAKKKPIQESGDKSDVIAQDLTVKDVVNTLKDIVNVAKDVQAVTDKVIAIDFTAKKGEESTKSKAELRAERRAKQEAQRASKQAAQQQKAEVKTEPPSKQIDKPKEEKSSKTKPAVEKSKPKSQGMQKMNWFQHLYTEHDKDSLKQMAINSNLHPAVIKLGVQLASRVVTGSNARCIALLDALKKMVRDYSLPARTEFARGLEAQLAASVEFLWAVRPPAASQTNALKYFRYHLTQLPNNVDEFDAKKRLQEEIDRYIREQIDMAGEAISIAVRNKISTNDNILTYGCSSLIERILCEAQAAGVVFRAVVVGTRLQGGAREMLRRLLARGVLCSYADISALNYLMRDVNKVLVGAASLLANGAVLAPAGTLQAALAARAHNVPLLVACETHKFADTVQTDAFVHNEIGDPDDLIDKNDENSPLKDWRTNPNLSLLNLMYDVTPPSLVTAVVTELAILPCTSAPVVLRFKLSEYGL encoded by the exons atgtcTTCCAAGGAAGGGTCTGAAAAAACAAGAGATGAAGTAAAGGCGGCAAGAGAAGCTAAGAAACTATTAAAACAGAAAGCAAAGGCAaagaacattgaaaaaaaagataatggtTCTATAGACATTCAACCTCCGACCCCCAACAGTGATTCTGAAGCTAAGAAGAATAAGAgtgacaaaataaattcaactcCATCCATAATAACAAAAGCAGAATCACCTAAAAGTAAAGATGAAGTTGATAGAGCtgttcaaaatgaaaatatcgatataaataCAGAGAAGTCTAAAGAACTTATTAAAGCTGAGAGAGCTGCTAAAAAAGCAGCTAAACAAGCTAAGAAAAAACCGATACAAGAAAGTGGTGACAAAAGTGATGTCATAGCACAAGATTTAACTGTCAAAGATGTAGTCAACACACTGAAAGATATTGTAAATGTTGCTAAAGATGTACAAGCTGTGACCGATAAAGTTATAGCGATTGACTTCACAGCTAAAAAG GGTGAAGAATCTACAAAATCCAAAGCCGAGTTAAGAGCTGAGCGACGAGCTAAACAGGAGGCACAGAGAGCATCAAAGCAAGCTGCACAACAGCAAAAAGCAGAGGTGAAGACAGAACCACCCAGCAAACAAATTGATAAACCTAAAGAG GAAAAGTCATCAAAAACAAAGCCAGCAGTAGAAAAGTCCAAGCCAAAATCTCAGGGCATGCAGAAAATGAATTGGTTCCAACATTTGTACACAGAACATGACAAAGATTCACTGAAACAAATGGCAATTAACTCAaa cTTACACCCTGCTGTTATTAAACTTGGCGTGCAACTAGCATCACGTGTAGTGACTGGATCTAATGCAAGATGTATAGCGTTGTTGGATGCATTGAAAAag atgGTTAGAGATTACAGCCTGCCGGCGCGTACCGAGTTCGCTCGCGGGCTGGAGGCGCAACTGGCGGCCAGCGTCGAGTTCCTGTGGGCCGTAAGGCCGCCCGCCGCCTCGCAGACCAACGCGCTCAAGTACTTCCGGTACCATCTCACGCAGTTGCCGAATAACGTAGACGAGTTTGAC GCAAAGAAACGGCTTCAAGAGGAGATTGATCGATACATCCGCGAACAGATCGACATGGCAGGCGAGGCCATCAGTATAGCCGTACGAAACAAGATATCAACTAATGATAACATACTCACTTATGGATG CTCGTCGTTGATCGAGCGCATCCTGTGCGAGGCGCAAGCTGCGGGCGTTGTGTTCCGCGCGGTGGTGGTGGGCACGCGACTGCAGGGCGGCGCGCGCGAGATGTTGCGACGTCTGCTCGCGCGTGGCGTGCTCTGCTCCTACGCGGACATCTCCGCGCTTAACTACCTCATGCGAGAC GTGAACAAGGTGTTGGTGGGTGCGGCGTCGTTGTTGGCCAACGGCGCGGTGTTGGCGCCGGCCGGTACGCTACAGGCGGCGTTGGCGGCGCGTGCGCACAACGTGCCGCTGCTGGTCGCCTGCGAAACACACAAGTTCGCTGACACCGTGCAGACTGACGCCTTTGTGCACAATGAAATCG GTGATCCAGACGATCTTATTGACAAGAACGACGAAAATTCACCATTGAAGGATTGGCGAACGAACCCCAATTTATCGCTTCTCAACTTGATGTATGACGTCACACCTCCGAGTCTAGTCACCGCAGTTGTAACAGAGCTAGCCATACTACCTTGTACTAGCGCCCCCGTTGTCCTACGTTTTAAATTATCTGAATATGGACTGTAA
- the LOC124531900 gene encoding N-acetylgalactosamine kinase, translating into MSGNSDQVPITNIPSGERIEKLSEHFYNEFGCQPDFFARVPGRVNLIGEHIDYCGYPVLPMALEQDIIVAAGFMQEHKINLRNTNCKYDKIDFEIKPYSEMIIEGLGSDGKPFWYNYVLCGIKGALEHLDNKVINGVKLFIDGNIPPASGLSSSSALVSAVCLAFLYAQKAVLNKIEIASLCANCERYIGTQGGGMDQAIAFLAEKYCAQYITWNPLKATKVMLPENASFVVAHSLAEVNKAATNDYNNRVIECRLAAKILTLDSHTKIDHDIITLSQVQKLLNKSLEEMVNLVHNRLPKDSYAKTEVCEMLDITEEEMDNFYLTPNTRHLHEFKLKQRALHVYEEALRVEAFREICSETSMNRKRNGSTNGEITYSTDGDRADVLSNLGEQMSKSHESLKSLYECSHKNLDLLVDISKKLNVHSRLTGAGWGGCIVALCPKEKVKEYIAKVEDEFYVKHCKIDKAKAKSFVFATSPNYGAVIYTKK; encoded by the coding sequence ATGAGCGGAAATAGTGACCAAGTACCGATAACAAATATCCCGTCGGGAGAAAGAATCGAAAAGTTAAGtgaacatttttataatgaatttgGATGTCAACCAGATTTTTTTGCACGAGTTCCTGGCAGAGTTAATTTAATTGGAGAACATATTGATTATTGCGGTTATCCAGTGTTGCCTATGGCTTTAGAACAAGATATAATTGTGGCCGCGGGTTTTATGCAAGAGCATAAAATTAATCTACGTAATACGAACTGTAAATATGATAAGATTGATTTCGAAATAAAACCATACAGTGAAATGATAATAGAGGGTTTAGGCTCAGATGGAAAACCGTTTTGGTATAATTACGTACTTTGTGGAATTAAAGGAGCTCTGGAGCATTTggataataaagttataaatggCGTCAAACTCTTTATTGACGGAAACATTCCCCCAGCCTCGGGTTTATCAAGTTCTTCAGCGCTTGTAAGTGCTGTGTGCTTAGCATTTCTATACGCTCAAAAagcagtattaaataaaatagagatTGCTTCACTCTGTGCCAATTGTGAAAGGTACATCGGAACGCAAGGAGGTGGTATGGATCAGGCAATTGCTTTCTTGGCAGAAAAATATTGCGCTCAATATATAACTTGGAATCCGTTAAAGGCTACAAAAGTTATGTTACCTGAAAATGCTTCTTTTGTAGTTGCACATAGTTTAGCTGAAGTAAACAAAGCAGCTACTAATGACTATAATAACAGAGTTATAGAATGTAGACTGGCTGCTAAAATTTTAACCCTAGATTCGCATACGAAAATTGATCATGATATCATCACTTTAAGTCAAGTAcagaaattattaaacaaaagtttAGAAGAAATGGTAAATCTTGTGCATAATCGACTACCAAAAGATAGCTATGCTAAAACTGAAGTATGTGAAATGTTAGACATCACAGAAGAGGAAAtggataacttttatttaactcCAAATACGAGACATTTACACGAATTCAAACTAAAACAAAGGGCTTTGCACGTTTATGAAGAGGCCTTAAGAGTTGAAGCCTTTCGTGAGATATGTTCAGAAACTTCTATGAACCGAAAACGCAATGGTTCTACTAACGGCGAAATTACGTATTCAACAGACGGTGACAGAGCCGatgttttaagtaatttagGAGAGCAGATGTCAAAGAGCCATGAAAGCTTAAAAAGTTTATACGAATGCTCACATAAAAATTTAGATCTTTTGGTAGatatatctaaaaaattaaatgttcattCAAGATTGACCGGCGCTGGATGGGGTGGCTGTATTGTAGCTCTATGCccaaaagaaaaagtaaaagaatACATTGCAAAAGTAGAAGATGAGTTTTACGTTAAGCACTGTAAAATTGACAAAGCTAAAGCTAAATCTTTCGTATTTGCCACTAGTCCCAATTACGGGGCtgtaatatacacaaaaaaataa
- the LOC124531235 gene encoding dolichyl-diphosphooligosaccharide--protein glycosyltransferase subunit 1, translating to MIPAMAKLQFSGLLLLFIAIQCGSLNVDTISSDIRIKNVDRSIDISSQLVKITSKVTLENTGKVPVKNFLLSVEGGAKNNLAFISAKDHNNKDLRLVETTVKGYDQVKFWRVELKEAINAASTAIIATESVYTKALQPFPTAITQQEDQLVKYNGNLYFYSPYNVVSQKTNVILNTKSVESFTKIKPFSQQDGTIAYGSYSNIAPFTEKELNIHYKNNSPFLTVTRLARLIEVSHWGNIAIEETVEIEHTGAKLKGPFSRYDYQQDHHSGPASVRSYKTLLPASASDVYYRDTNGNISTSNMKVKKDSVELDLRPRYPLFGGWKSHYTLGYNVPSYEYLYHSGNDYLLKMRAVDHVFDDMQVDELVTKIILPEGSTNIVVNFPFTVTRLSDSLHYTYLDTKGRPVITFTKQNVVENHIQDFQIRYTFPRLLMLQEPLLVVGFLYTLFLCVIIYVRLDFSIHKPEHQHKD from the coding sequence ATGATACCGGCGATGGCTAAACTACAATTTTCGGGTTTACTCTTATTATTTATCGCCATTCAGTGCGGTAGTTTAAATGTGGATACAATTTCTAGTGATATAAGAATCAAAAATGTTGATCGGTCGATCGATATCTCCTCTCAACTTGTGAAAATAACATCTAAAGTAACCTTGGAAAATACTGGTAAGGTGCCGGTAAAAAATTTCTTATTATCAGTTGAAGGTGgagcaaaaaataatttagctttTATTAGTGCGAAAGATCACAACAACAAGGACCTGCGCCTTGTAGAGACCACTGTAAAAGGTTATGATCAAGTCAAATTTTGGCGTGTTGAATTGAAGGAAGCAATCAATGCTGCATCTACAGCCATAATTGCAACTGAATCTGTATATACTAAGGCATTGCAACCATTCCCAACTGCTATTACTCAGCAAGAAGATCAACTAGTTAAATACAACGGAAATTTGTACTTCTACTCTCCTTATAATGTTGTGTCACAAAAAacgaatgttattttaaatacgaaatcTGTCGAGTcgtttactaaaataaaaccgTTCTCTCAACAAGATGGAACTATTGCCTATGGTTCATATTCAAATATTGCTCCATTTACCGAAAAAGAGTTGAACATTCATTATAAGAACAATTCCCCATTCTTAACTGTTACTAGGTTGGCACGTCTCATAGAAGTATCACATTGGGGTAATATAGCTATAGAGGAAACTGTTGAGATTGAGCATACTGGTGCCAAACTGAAAGGACCGTTTTCAAGGTATGATTATCAACAAGATCACCACAGCGGACCGGCTAGTGTACGTTCCTATAAAACTCTTCTGCCTGCTTCAGCATCAGATGTTTACTACCGTGACACTAATGGAAACATCTCTACATCCAACATGAAAGTTAAAAAAGATTCTGTAGAATTGGATTTAAGACCGAGGTATCCTCTTTTTGGCGGTTGGAAGTCCCATTACACTCTAGGATACAATGTCCCAAGTTATGAGTACTTATACCACTCTGGTAATGATTATTTACTCAAGATGAGAGCAGTAGATCATGTGTTTGATGATATGCAAGTAGATGAGTTAGTCACAAAGATTATTTTGCCAGAAGGATCAACAAATATTGTAGTAAATTTTCCATTTACAGTAACAAGGCTTTCTGATAGTCTGCACTACACTTACCTCGACACTAAGGGTCGTCCAGTAATTACCTTTACTAAGCAAAATGTTGTAGAGAACCACATTCAAGATTTCCAGATTCGTTACACATTCCCACGCCTGCTAATGTTACAGGAACCTTTATTAGTTGTTGGTttcttatatactttatttttatgtgtaattatttatgttagatTAGATTTTTCTATTCATAAGCCTGAACATCAGCATAaagattaa